The DNA window TTGTTTAGTTTCTTACCGCTCCTTCCGCCCCAAATAAATTACATGATATACTTTTTGAGTATCAAAGATACATATCTATTACCCATAgcttcattaaaataaaattctagaTTTTCAGGCTACAAGAATCATGTAAGATGACAAAGAATACCTTGTTTGGATTGTCTCCATAATTTGCAACTGCAAGAGGCACAGCCTCTCTGTTGAGACCGAATGCAATGTATTTGTTCATAACAGGATCTCCAGAGGATGCCTAcattcaaattaaagataacACTTAGCAAATCTCTAACAAATCAGTGTTCTGTATAGGCAAAGAAAGTGAAATCACATTTAGTTTCTTTATGGCATAACACACTGTAATCTCATACCTAGAGGGAATGTATCAGCAAAagcagtttcaaaaaaaagcaCATAAGGGCCTTTTGACAACAGATGCAAACATATCATTCATGTGTCCTCGGCATATTCCAAGATGTCAAAGGATGGACACATTTTGAGGTACAAAATTATTCAAAAGCAATATTATGATTTGAAAACTTCCAAGGAAGGAATAAGATCGAACATTTTCCCCATGCAAGAGTCATAGAAAGGAAGACATGAAAGTTGAAGTAAGACCTGCATTATCCGAACTTGTACCTCTATTGAGAGGAGTGTAAAACCACCCGTTGGGATATAAAATGATGTACACTATCTCAATGCTCGAGCTACTTCAACAGTAAGGTGTTAGCACCTCCATCTGTTCTTCTTCTctaatttatttccttattaGTGACAAGTCCATACAACCATTAAGATGAAAACAGCCATCAGACCCAACTATATACCCTTTCTGACGAGCAACACATTACAGGTTCACATTAAAATGCACCTGTTTAACTTAAACTAAAAGTAAGATTAACAGAATCATCAAATGAAACTAACACCTTTGAAGCTTGGTCTGAGTCTGACCCTCTAGATGGAAGATTCTCGAGAGGTAACCTGCTCCAGATTTGGCTTTCCTTTTGATCTGCTTCAGCCAAAATCTTCTTCTCAAGGTCAAAATCAAACTGAAATGTGCATTGAGGAACGTCTCCTTGTGGAGCCAATGGGGGCTATAAGAACCAAAATAACTATGTCAGGTCCAAATATGTTCTTCAAATTCCTCATTAATCAACCAACTATTACTACATCGCGATTCGCAATCACAAACTAGTTTGGACTGGACATGCAAGGAAAATACTTCTGCACACTAAATCAATATGTGCATGATGTGTTCTAACttctatataagtaaatatagAAATTAGAGGCGGTTAATACAACAAAAATCACAGGTTTCATACCGGAGGTGTAATTTGATATTCTGGTTTTATAGCAACTCTGATGCCGATGCCGATTCCGGCTACAAAATTAGACATCAACAAGTACACATATTAGCCATCGAAACAGATATTGGCTTTCAAGTACACATATAGTTATAGTGAGGGAACAATCAAAGAGGTAAGACATACTAGTGGACGATGGTGAAGGAGTTGAGTTAAAACGCCCGGGGAAGTTGCCGCCGGAGTGTTGACCGACCCGAGGGTAAAGGCTGGATGGTTGACCGTACATCGGATGGTGATGGCTGGGAAGGGGAGGAGCAGTAGTGGCCGGCCGGCCGTATATGGGCGATTGCGTACCGTAAGACGGTTCCGTTCTGTTCCTCAAATCGTATGCCATAGAAGGAAATTTGAGAGCAGCTTTTTGAATTCCAAAAGGGGGACTCCTTCAATTACTTAAATAGCACGGCATCATGCTATGTTAAGGAAAAAACACTTTGTGCATTGACCTACTAACAAATATTTTACTCCTTTATAATTTGACCCACTTATGctgaaaaaaatcatatttgttcttttattcttaCATTTATCCATCGACATACATTccttcttaaaaatatatatatatatatagttgtctttattatttaactagAGAACTTGATGGCGCCAATTATTaaagaattaatatttttattttgatcaaTCTTA is part of the Solanum stenotomum isolate F172 chromosome 8, ASM1918654v1, whole genome shotgun sequence genome and encodes:
- the LOC125873389 gene encoding uncharacterized protein LOC125873389; translated protein: MAYDLRNRTEPSYGTQSPIYGRPATTAPPLPSHHHPMYGQPSSLYPRVGQHSGGNFPGRFNSTPSPSSTTGIGIGIRVAIKPEYQITPPPPLAPQGDVPQCTFQFDFDLEKKILAEADQKESQIWSRLPLENLPSRGSDSDQASKASSGDPVMNKYIAFGLNREAVPLAVANYGDNPNKVTEFADGYTYLKEMGFSSNSAADALLMNDNDTNKAIQHLLNNPSY